In one Nicotiana sylvestris chromosome 8, ASM39365v2, whole genome shotgun sequence genomic region, the following are encoded:
- the LOC104249990 gene encoding ubiquinol oxidase 2, mitochondrial encodes MMTRGATRMTRTVMGHMGPRYFSTAILRNDAGTGIMSGAAGFMHGVPAIPSEKAVVMWVRHFPVMGSRSASTVALNDKQHDKKVENGGAAASGGGDGGDEKSVVSYWGVPPSKVTKEDGTEWKWNCFRPWETYKADLSIDLTKHHAPTTFLDKFAYWTVKALRYPTDIFFQRRYGCRAMMLETVAAVPGMVGGMLLHCKSLRRFEQSGGWIKALLEEAENERMHLMTFMEVAKPNWYERALVFAVQGVFFNAYFVTYLLSPKLAHRIVGYLEEEAIHSYTEFLKELDKGNIENVPAPAIAIDYWRLPKDSTLRDVVLVVRADEAHHRDVNHFASDIHYQGQQLKDSPAPIGYH; translated from the exons ATGATGACACGTGGAGCGACAAGGATGACCCGAACTGTGATGGGTCACATGGGTCCACGTTACTTCTCCACGGCAATTCTTCGAAATGATGCCGGAACCGGAATTATGAGTGGCGCCGCCGGTTTCATGCATGGGGTTCCGGCTATTCCGTCGGAGAAAGCGGTGGTGATGTGGGTTAGGCATTTTCCAGTGATGGGTTCACGCAGCGCTAGTACTGTGGCTTTGAATGATAAGCAGCACGATAAGAAAGTGGAAAACGGCGGCGCCGCCGCATCTGGCGGCGGTGATGGCGGTGATGAGAAATCAGTAGTGAGTTATTGGGGTGTTCCGCCTTCAAAGGTTACTAAAGAGGACGGTACTGAATGGAAATGGAATTGCTTTAGG CCATGGGAGACGTACAAGGCTGATTTGTCAATAGATCTGACGAAACACCATGCGCCAACCACTTTCTTGGACAAATTTGCTTATTGGACCGTCAAGGCTCTCCGATACCCCACTGATATATTCTTTCAG AGGAGATATGGTTGTAGAGCAATGATGTTGGAAACAGTGGCTGCAGTGCCTGGAATGGTGGGAGGAATGTTGTTGCACTGCAAATCACTGAGGCGATTCGAACAGAGTGGAGGATGGATCAAAGCACTGTTAGAAGAAGCTGAAAATGAGAGGATGCACCTCATGACTTTCATGGAAGTAGCCAAGCCTAATTGGTACGAGCGTGCACTAGTCTTTGCAGTGCAAGGCGTCTTCTTCAACGCCTACTTTGTCACTTACCTTCTTTCACCAAAGTTGGCTCATCGTATCGTGGGTTACTTGGAAGAAGAGGCAATTCATTCCTACACTGAGTTCCTAAAGGAATTGGACAAGGGTAACATTGAGAACGTTCCTGCTCCTGCTATTGCCATCGATTACTGGCGTCTCCCTAAAGACTCCACTCTCCGTGATGTTGTCTTGGTTGTTAGGGCTGACGAGGCTCATCACCGTGATGTCAACCACTTTGCATCT GACATTCATTATCAGGGACAACAGCTGAAGGACTCTCCAGCACCAATTGGGTATCACTAA